The following are encoded together in the Trichomycterus rosablanca isolate fTriRos1 chromosome 19, fTriRos1.hap1, whole genome shotgun sequence genome:
- the ncoa6 gene encoding nuclear receptor coactivator 6 isoform X1 has product MAQQPSPPETSWCSGSPGVHVNTEEDSGLEDGDDVCSRDGTSSPALSPRPHEEENATIFVAFKGNLDDEDFQNKLDTVLNGMPQMLLLGPKGLAPQKVEPWNSVRVTFNIPREAAERLRLLAQNNQQQLRDLGILSVQIEGEGPINVAAGQNRGPGQEVRVNGPVGAPGQMRMDVNFPMQQGPAGMRMNNPSMVPPGAGVAAQGMVPGSSGQMHPRVPRPPAQTDSMDPMLALQQQLQHQQASHGPTTSMGPQGHHMQGMQANRQLNPAALQQLQQQQQQQQHQQQAQLAQLGGGPRGPFNPNQMPVPAGWNQLQSGVLQPGQGPNWRKAPPQVQVQMGPRPPSLASVQTPNHPPPPYPFGSQQAGQVFNTMAQQQAAGGNQFAAPQPKGPQGVAGVVGPRAPPPLPSVSASQSSLAAKSPGSSSSPFQQGSPGTPPMMGQGQGQLGPRPTTPQGFPQGVGSPGRAVLGQQGNVQPGFMGMPQHGQVSQGGMAGVPKRMPIGFPNVPVGQNFAQGQAAASGAGTPTGAQPSVSAPNHLQHNALQPGGIGHHGGMAPQPPATSVGGGVGMGQPQTGLQSQMMGMQAQLQNQATPLSQAQMIQGQAGGQTVLTRPMNQGPRGMTPPKQMMPSQGQGMAPNQAQLAGAQGHQALLMQQQQQQQQQQQQQQSQQQHQHQQQQAPQQQNVMMEQMVANQMQGNKQAFGAKGQPGVMPGQMMRGPPSNLQANMVQFQSQQQMTPQQQQQMAQLQQQQQLQQQQLQQQQLQLQHQQPQLQQQQLQQQQQQQMAQQPQQIPINGNPNQQMGMHGPHMRLPGHHLVQHLQQQQLQQKQQQQQQHQQQQQHMIHQLQQQQLQQQQQLQQQQQQLQQQQQQAGQQHPHQLGDASGSTGDINQQQLLPDMQMQQQQQGMMGNPQHMQVGNGHFPGHGMPFNPQFSGQMPMAGPCGQAGGFPVNKDVTLTSPLLVNLLQSDISANQFGPGAKQGAGGVGANQAKPKKKKPPRKKKPKAGEGQQTEGLGALESGPQVPEDAEMQGPGSDQGAGMDSANPKLPEFTNRPGFTNQSGEQRVLQQMPSQFITQQQQQQQMQQLQQQQMQQQQLQQQQQQQLQQQQQQQQQMQPQPQQDQQQQQQMQKQQMHMQISVTQVGAPQALQQGQHQAHPHHLQLQQPQQPLTPQQQQQQQQMIMMLKMQHEQKNRLQLQQAGQRTLGNPGDPSQRMPVSQPGNMPVMISLQGHGGVPPSPEKARAMQMVNPQLAGAVRRMPPPDSGQGNQGIAPEEAPGAQNLQDRPSVEVAPPSGNGNQQNVVSQGPSTHLLKTVPSAVPQQPGASPQQQSQPASMPGSHNLHFPGAPSTSQSSRPKTPNRASPRPYHHPLTPTNRPPSTEPSEINLSPERLNASIAGLFPPKINIPLPPRQPNLNRGFDQQGLNPTTLKAIGQAPPSLASLTNSNTTSGNNVQQGFTQAGNATNMGAKQEKQAAGAQTKRASPSNSRRSSPASNRKAATPSPGRQKGAKNPMTSPQNQQQLTGLQTAMTSSSSVLPGPGAAIPSVGTLDSQLNPTQTPSINSDTTRDGRGHVAQLEQRQAIQAAALKMASQRVPSQELKGQESNVPPERPSEKTHQHQKPQQERGAAILPAFRDTPTSLNQLLDNAGTSSLSVKPSKPAPPGGGDLVQKESSRVLAEQETQRNPSAQQNASDPAQKTTLGSFTSSNVIKSSSPSIQSPSVVSSVGSSSALHPSPAVSASKHSNPSISPNPSAKLLTSVSQTVLHRPTSSGPTAPNQITVFVTSNPISSAANTAAAVTPGIVSTVLAVPSRNIRPPDMRQSAPNQTRPPQIITTPVFINPIFQVPSSSVPSSTNVVPVTMVSANIQLGPAPVSGVTSTLASASMMTHSPAVSIAAGQPGRAVIGQIQMQVPVSQAHSVSAVPPPLQENAPSKASPVGQLSFQANLATGTSSSVQKTLASLPACSSPSVTRRSPLSPTTTTTTKSSPVQNVLIKNVLIPAHQIPQHVRPQTGKPVDTTTTHSSPQPPPTTVSSAQTVPHTLAPAPTVMSPGLVQTLPISSSVVTPSPVTVTLASPATSSPSTTSLPPPASVPGAPAPPASLSTASSSSLPSVQQQPVTVMEKNLPKPQGAGEPAAVAPSLQAQPEVAQEDQRLSEQTGDAAPSVAEQGWAKKRKTSVNLVPRDTRATTEKAKGPSRRSSRAEKDVEEEVPDSGQRKRTARPGSAAASNQGKAADSNTGASPTQAKRRKSK; this is encoded by the exons ATGGCACAACAGCCCAGCCCTCCTGAGACCTCCTGGTGTTCCGGATCTCCTGGAGTCCATGTGAACACAGAGGAGGACTCCGGATTGGAGGATGGAGATGACGTCTGCAGCCGGGATGGAACCTCTAGCCCAGCCCTGTCCCCACGTCCACATGAAGAGGAAAACGCCACGATCTTTGTGGCTTTTAAGGGGAATCTGGATGATGAGGACTTTCAGAACAAGCTTGACACCGTCTTGAATGGCATGCCACAAATGCTCTTATTGG GTCCTAAGGGGCTGGCACCCCAGAAAGTGGAGCCCTGGAACAGTGTGCGGGTCACATTCAACATTCCCAGAGAAGCTGCCGAACGCCTCCGGCTCCTGGCTCAAAACAACCAGCAGCAGCTCCGGGACCTGGGGATTCTCTCTGTACAGATAGAAG GTGAAGGACCCATTAATGTCGCAGCTGGACAAAACCGAGGTCCGGGTCAAGAAGTCCGGGTGAACGGACCAGTTGGAGCCCCTGGTCAGATGAGAATGGATGTTAACTTCCCAATGCAACAAGGCCCTG CTGGAATGCGGATGAACAATCCATCCATGGTGCCTCCTGGAGCGGGCGTGGCTGCACAGGGTATGGTGCCAGGCAGCAGTGGACAGATGCACCCGAGAGTTCCAAGGCCGCCCGCTCAGACAG ATTCAATGGATCCCATGCTGGCGTTACAGCAGCAACTTCAACACCAACAGGCATCACATGGTCCTACCACCTCCATGGGCCCACAAGGACATCACATGCAGGGCATGCAAGCGAACCGACAACTCAATCCAGCAGCCTTGCAgcaactgcagcagcagcagcaacagcagcagcaccAACAACAGGCTCAGTTAGCGCAGTTAGGAGGTGGTCCTCGGGGCCCCTTCAACCCTAACCAGATGCCTGTTCCTGCTGGCTGGAACCAGTTGCAATCCGGTGTTCttcagcctggtcagggtccgaATTGGAGAAAAGCTCCTCCACAGGTGCAGGTGCAAATGGGACCGCGTCCTCCGTCTTTAGCGTCTGTCCAGACACCGAACCACCCCCCACCTCCCTATCCTTTCGGCAGCCAGCAGGCCGGTCAGGTTTTTAACACCATGGCTCAGCAACAGGCCGCAGGAGGAAATCAGTTCGCTGCCCCTCAGCCTAAAGGACCCCAGGGAGTGGCCGGAGTGGTCGGTCCCAGAGCACCTCCTCCCTTACCGTCTGTTTCCGCCTCGCAGAGCAGCCTGGCTGCCAAGTCTCCTGGATCCTCGTCGTCCCCGTTTCAGCAGGGTTCACCTGGCACACCGCCCATGATGGGACAGGGCCAAGGTCAGCTCGGTCCACGTCCTACGACTCCCCAAGGGTTCCCACAGGGAGTCGGATCTCCAGGCAGGGCCGTGTTAGGGCAGCAGGGTAATGTTCAGCCAGGCTTCATGGGCATGCCTCAGCACGGGCAGGTCTCCCAAGGTGGGATGGCAGGCGTGCCGAAACGAATGCCGATCGGTTTCCCGAACGTTCCCGTAGGTCAGAACTTTGCGCAAGGTCAAGCCGCAGCGAGCGGAGCGGGAACCCCGACCGGTGCCCAACCTTCAGTTTCGGCACCAAATCACTTGCAGCACAATGCTCTTCAGCCTGGTGGGATCGGCCATCACGGTGGAATGGCTCCACAGCCGCCGGCCACGTCAGTTGGTGGTGGAGTTGGAATGGGACAACCTCAGACGGGCTTACAGAGCCAAATGATGGGCATGCAAGCTCAGCTTCAAAATCAGGCAACACCCCTGTCTCAGGCTCAAATGATTCAAGGCCAGGCGGGAGGTCAGACTGTCCtgactcggcccatgaatcaaGGACCGAGAGGGATGACCCCTCCTAAACAGATGATGCCTTCACAGGGGCAAGGTATGGCACCAAACCAGGCACAGCTCGCTGGGGCACAGGGGCACCAGGCTCTACTGATgcagcagcaacaacaacagcagcagcaacaacaacaacagcagtCGCAGCAacagcaccaacaccagcagcaacAGGCTCCCCAGCAACAAAATGTCATGATGGAACAGATGGTAGCCAATCAAATGCAAGGTAACAAGCAGGCCTTTGGAGCCAAAGGGCAGCCGGGAGTCATGCCAGGTCAGATGATGCGCGGTCCACCTTCAAATCTGCAGGCCAACATGGTGCAGTTTCAGTCGCAGCAACAGATGACTCCGCAGCAACAGCAGCAAATGGCTCAGCTGCAGCAACAGCAGCAATTACAGCAACAGCagctgcagcagcagcagcttcaATTGCAACATCAGCAGCCGCAATTACAACAGCAACagctgcagcagcagcagcaacaacaaATGGCACAGCAGCCCCAGCAGATCCCAATAAATGGAAACCCTAACCAACAGATGGGCATGCACGGTCCTCACATGCGGCTTCCGGGGCATCATTTGGTTCAGCATCTCCAACAACAGCAGCTTCAGCAgaaacaacagcagcagcagcagcatcaacagcagcaacagcacATGATACATCAgctacagcagcagcagctgcaacagcagcaacaactacaacagcagcagcaacaactacaacagcagcagcagcaggctGGCCAACAACACCCGCATCAGCTAGGAGACGCCAGTGGAAGCACAGGGGACATAAACCAACAACAGTTGCTTCCAGACATGCAAatgcaacagcagcagcagggaATGATGGGAAATCCTCAACACATGCAGGTCGGGAATGGGCATTTCCCCGGTCACGGCATGCCTTTCAATCCTCAGTTCAGCGGCCAGATGCCAATGGCCGGACCCTGTGGACAAGCGGGCGGGTTTCCCGTAAACAAGGACGTCACTCTGACCAGCCCCTTATTGGTTAATCTTCTCCAGAGTGACATTTCCGCCAACCAGTTTGGGCCGGGCGCAAAACAGGGAGCCGGTGGAGTCGGGGCTAATCAAGCCAAGCCGAAAAAGAAGAAACCACCCCGTAAGAAGAAGCCCAAAGCAGGTGAAGGGCAGCAGACTGAGGGACTTGG GGCTCTGGAATCAGGTCCACAAGTACCAGAGGATGCAGAGATGCAGGGTCCAGGTAGTGATCAAGGAGCTGGCATGGATTCCGCCAACCCAAAGCTGCCTGAATTTACAAACCGGCCAG GGTTTACAAACCAGTCTGGAGAACAAAGGGTGTTGCAGCAAATGCCAAGTCAGTTTAtaacccaacagcagcagcaacagcagatgcaacaattgcagcagcaacaaATGCAGCAGCAACAGTTgcaacaacagcagcagcagcagttgcagcagcagcaacaacaacaacaacaaatgcaGCCCCAGCCTCAGCAagaccaacagcagcagcagcaaatgCAGAAGCAACAGATGCACATGCAGATTTCTGTAACTCAAGTCGGAGCACCACAAGCACTGCAGCAAGGACAGCATCAGGCCCATCCGCATCACCTGCAGCTGCAACAGCCGCAGCAACCACTAACgccgcagcagcagcagcagcagcaacaaaTGATAATGATGCTCAAGATGCAGCATGAACAGAAGAATCGGCTGCAGCTGCAGCAAGCAGGCCAAAGGACTCTCGGGAATCCCGGTGATCCCTCACAAAGGATGCCCGTGTCCCAACCGGGAAACATGCCAGTCATGATTAGCCTGCAAGGACACGGTGGCGTCCCACCTTCTCCAGAAAAGGCCAGGGCAATGCAGATGGTGAACCCACAGTTGGCTGGCGCAGTACGAAGAATGCCTCCTCCAGACAGTGGCCAAGGGAACCAAGGAATTGCACCAGAAGAAGCACCAGGGGCTCAAAACCTGCAGGACCGGCCATCAGTCGAAGTGGCACCTCCGTCAGGCAATGGCAACCAACAAAATGTTGTCAGTCAAGGTCCCAGTACACATCTGTTAAAGACTGTGCCTTCAGCGGTGCCCCAGCAGCCAGGAGCAAGTCCTCAGCAACAATCCCAGCCAGCCTCAATGCCCGGTTCACACAATCTTCACTTTCCTGGAGCTCCTTCAACCTCGCAGAGTTCCCGTCCCAAGACGCCAAACCGCGCCAGTCCTCGACCGTATCACCATCCGCTAACCCCGACCAACCGTCCACCCAGCACCGAGCCTTCGGAGATCAATCTCTCTCCTGAGAGATTGAATGCGTCGATTGCTGGCCTCTTCCCCCCTAAAATTAACATCCCCCTGCCACCCCGTCAGCCTAATTTAAATCGAGGTTTCGATCAACAGGGTCTAAACCCAACCACCCTCAAAGCCATCGGACAGGCGCCTCCCAGCCTGGCATCTCTCACTAACAGTAATACCACTAGCGGAAATAACGTCCAACAGGGATTCACACAAGCGGGCAACGCAACAAATATGGGCGCAAAACAAGAGAAGCAGGCAGCCGGAGCGCAAACTAAGCGCGCCAGTCCCAGTAACAGTCGGCGCTCTAGTCCTGCCTCGAATAGAAAAGCAGCCACTCCGAGCCCAGGAAGGCAGAAAGGGGCAAAGAACCCCATGACCTCTCCGCAGAATCAACAACAATTGACCGGTTTACAAACTGCCATGACCAGTTCTTCCTCGGTCCTCCCAGGTCCCGGCGCCGCTATACCTTCTGTAGGGACGCTAGATTCCCAGCTAAATCCTACGCAGACCCCCAGTATTAACTCCGACACGACGAGGGATGGACGGGGTCATGTGGCGCAGCTCGAACAGCGTCAAGCAATCCAAGCAGCCGCGCTCAAGATGGCGAGTCAACGGGTGCCGTCTCAGGAGCTCAAAGGTCAAGAGTCTAATGTTCCACCCGAGCGACCATCAGAGAAGACGCATCAGCACCAGAAGCCACAGCAAGAACGCGGTGCTGCCATCTTGCCAGCTTTCAGAGACACCCCAACATCCCTCAATCAGTTGTTGGATAACGCAGGTACTTCTTCTCTGTCTGTAAAACCATCCAAGCCGGCTCCACCAGGAGGAGGGGATCTGGTTCAGAAAGAAAGCTCTCGAGTTCTAGCAGAGCAGGAAACCCAGCGTAATCCAAGCGCCCAACAGAACGCCAGTGATCCGGCACAAAAAACAACCCTTGGTTCATTCACAAGCTCGAATGTGATCAAGAGTAGCAGTCCAAGCATTCAGTCACCCTCTGTTGTATCGAGTGTAGGCTCAAGCTCAGCTTTGCATCCCAGCCCGGCTGTAAGTGCCAGCAAACATTCTAACCCCTCCATCAGCCCAAATCCCAGCGCTAAACTCCTCACGAGTGTGTCGCAGACGGTGCTGCACAGGCCCACCTCATCGGGCCCTACCGCACCGAACCAGATAACCGTTTTTGTGACCTCCAATCCCATTAGTTCCGCCGCCAACACTGCAGCCGCGGTGACTCCGGGCATCGTCTCTACCGTGCTCGCCGTGCCCagcaggaacatcagacccccagaCATGCGCCAGTCTGCTCCGAATCAAACTCGCCCTCCGCAAATTATCACCACGCCCGTCTTCATCAACCCGATCTTCCAAGTCCCGTCTTCCTCGGTACCCTCGAGCACCAACGTGGTGCCCGTCACTATGGTCTCGGCCAATATTCAACTCGGTCCTGCTCCGGTTTCCGGAGTGACCTCTACTCTGGCGTCTGCTTCTATGATGACGCATTCCCCTGCTGTTAGCATAGCCGCCGGTCAGCCCGGTCGTGCCGTGATCGGACAGATTCAGATGCAAGTGCCCGTGAGTCAGGCTCATTCCGTAAGCGCAGTGCCCCCTCCTCTGCAAGAGAATGCCCCTTCAAAAGCGAGTCCGGTCGGACAATTGTCTTTTCAAGCTAACCTGGCTACCGGTACGTCCTCGTCGGTCCAGAAGACCCTCGCTTCTCTGCCTGCCTGCTCTAGCCCGTCCGTTACCCGCAGGAGTCCCCTCTCGCCAacgaccaccaccaccaccaagagcAGTCCAGTCCAGAATGTTCTGATCAAGAATGTTCTTATACCCGCCCATCAAATTCCACAGCATGTCAGGCCCCAGACAGGAAAGCCTGTAGACACTACAACAACACATTCCAGCCCACAGCCCCCTCCCACGACCGTCTCATCAGCACAAACCGTACCGCACACGTTAGCGCCAGCGCCCACGGTTATGTCCCCCGGACTTGTACAGACACTCCCAATTTCCTCTTCCGTGGTCACCCCCAGCCCCGTCACGGTAACTCTTGCCAGTCCTGCTACCAGTTCCCCATCTACCACATCGCTTCCTCCTCCTGCTTCCGTCCCGGGAGCCCCTGCTCCTCCCGCTTCCCTTTCAACAGCGTCGTCTTCATCGCTTCCCAGTGTGCAACAGCAGCCTGTTACAGTAATGGAGAAGAACTTGCCTAAGCCACAGGGAGCTGGAGAACCTGCTGCGGTTGCACCAAGTCTTCAAG CTCAGCCTGAAGTTGCACAAGAAGATCAGCGTTTGTCTGAGCAAACTG gAGACGCAGCTCCCTCGGTGGCAGAGCAGGG ATGGGCAAAGAAAAGAAAGACGTCCGTCAACTTAGTCCCAAG ggatACCAGGGCCACCACTGAAAAGGCGAAAGGCCCCAGCCGCAGGAGCTCGCGGGCCGAGAAGGACGTCGAGGAGGAAGTGCCCGACAGTGGGCAGAGGAAACGGACAGCCAGGCCAGGGTCTGCTGCCGCCTCTAACCAAGGGAAAGCCGCAG aTTCGAACACTGGAGCGAGTCCCACACAGGCGAAGAGAAGGAAGTCAAAGTGA